In the candidate division KSB1 bacterium genome, CCAAAACAATCGAAACGTCAAAAGACCTAATTGAGATTATGACTCAGCCATCGGTGGAGACCGAACGAATAGTTTCGGCCGTAACTGAACCGATGATCATCCTGGGCGTTGGCGGCAAGATGGGGCCGACCTTAGCAGAAAAGATCATCCGCGCTGGCGGCAAAGTCATCGGCGTTGATATTTTTCCAGATGAACGAATCCAAAAATATCTGGATCAAATCGGAGTTCAAACGATCAAGTGCGATTTATTCGATGATCAGCAAGTGGTCAATTTGCCGAGGTCCAAACATGTATTTCTGATGGTTGGTACGAAATTTGGCGCCACAGGAAATGAGCCGTTCACGTGGGCGATGAATGCCTATTTGCCAGCCAAGCTGATGGAACGTTTCAGCGATGCCCAGGTGGTATATGTTTCTTCGGGCAATGTCTATAAATTCAGCTCGGTGAAATCAAAAGGCGCAAAAGAAACCGATGAACTTGACCCCATCGGTGAGTACGCTATGTCGCGCTTGGGTGCTGAGCGGATCGTCACCTACATCTCCAACCGAAATTCGACCCCTACTTGCATTGTTCGGTTGTTCTATGCCACAGAGCTCAGATA is a window encoding:
- a CDS encoding NAD(P)-dependent oxidoreductase; translated protein: MKSLPKTIETSKDLIEIMTQPSVETERIVSAVTEPMIILGVGGKMGPTLAEKIIRAGGKVIGVDIFPDERIQKYLDQIGVQTIKCDLFDDQQVVNLPRSKHVFLMVGTKFGATGNEPFTWAMNAYLPAKLMERFSDAQVVYVSSGNVYKFSSVKSKGAKETDELDPIGEYAMSRLGAERIVTYISNRNSTPTCIVRLFYATELRYGIIHDLATKIRDGVPIELSMGYFNQIWQGDACDYLIRCLELCSVPATIINLTGPEVLSVRKVAEQLGQCMGIAPKFVGVESDTALLGDASELLNRFGMPLISADQIVDWVAHWVMHGGESLGKPTKFEKRNGKF